A genomic stretch from Chloroflexaceae bacterium includes:
- a CDS encoding heparinase II/III family protein, with protein sequence MIFPMRLDRSLKLRAAWLTARRAGPRRVLRRLERRLRLGLVDPWLASRLYPAPALAGGASGPALPTQLVALRRLVALRRATPLAAAWDVAAGTVALLGQPPEPLAPPANWLASPVADPLWAFRLHSWEWAWPHLDDPARRAALLGLWRDWLARVPVGRGPAWEPHPTSQRLVVWSAAWRLLGGDESLAAAIARQAAFLADHLERDLDNNHLVANAKALAWVGLLLPGLPDAPRWQRQGLELFWATLDAQVLADGGHNERSAGYHMAVWLDALELALLCLASGEAPPPRAWAALERMRAFALSLRRPDGRLPLLNDSVEDEPLPAPAIFALAEGLLGAPRRAAGPCPSVTALRDSGYAVLRAGSGAEAVYLVFDAGDLGPPHFLGHGHADTLSFELWARGQALVVDPGVYQYPAGHWRDYFRSAAAHSTVTVDGYDQSIFAGPFRVAEAARGRIVAVSEDADGPTVTGEHDGYRRLASPVSHRRSVRLHGPSRLTLADQLDGAWQHALVGRLHLAPCRVELESPRVARAVYPGGARVAYRLVSDAAAWRIEEGWTSRHWYRREPSPVLAWAVETLLPFTLTTEITIEQ encoded by the coding sequence GTGATCTTTCCCATGCGTCTGGATCGCTCCCTCAAACTCCGCGCCGCCTGGCTGACCGCCCGCCGCGCGGGGCCGCGGCGCGTGCTTCGCCGCCTCGAACGCCGGCTCAGACTCGGTCTGGTGGACCCGTGGCTGGCCTCGCGACTCTACCCGGCGCCGGCGCTGGCCGGCGGCGCCAGCGGCCCCGCGCTGCCGACGCAGCTCGTCGCTCTGCGCCGCCTGGTCGCCCTGCGCCGGGCTACGCCCCTCGCGGCCGCCTGGGACGTGGCCGCGGGGACGGTTGCACTGCTCGGGCAGCCGCCGGAGCCCCTGGCCCCGCCGGCCAACTGGCTGGCGTCTCCGGTCGCCGACCCGCTCTGGGCCTTCAGGCTGCATAGCTGGGAGTGGGCCTGGCCTCACCTCGACGACCCAGCGCGGCGCGCGGCGCTGCTGGGCCTCTGGCGCGACTGGCTGGCGCGCGTGCCCGTTGGCCGCGGCCCGGCGTGGGAACCCCACCCCACCTCGCAGCGCCTGGTGGTCTGGTCCGCGGCCTGGCGCTTGCTGGGCGGCGATGAATCGCTGGCGGCGGCGATCGCCCGGCAGGCCGCCTTCCTCGCCGATCACCTGGAGCGTGACCTCGACAACAACCACCTGGTCGCTAACGCGAAGGCTCTGGCATGGGTGGGCCTGTTGCTGCCCGGTCTGCCCGACGCGCCCCGCTGGCAGCGCCAGGGCCTTGAACTCTTCTGGGCCACCCTGGACGCCCAGGTGCTGGCCGATGGGGGCCACAACGAGCGTTCCGCTGGCTACCACATGGCCGTCTGGCTGGACGCACTTGAGCTTGCGCTCCTCTGCCTGGCGAGCGGAGAGGCGCCCCCGCCAAGGGCATGGGCGGCTCTGGAGCGCATGCGGGCCTTCGCCCTGTCCCTGCGCCGGCCCGACGGGCGCCTGCCCCTGCTTAACGACAGTGTCGAGGACGAGCCGCTACCGGCCCCTGCGATCTTCGCCCTGGCCGAGGGGCTGCTCGGCGCTCCCCGCCGTGCTGCGGGACCTTGCCCCTCCGTGACGGCGTTGCGCGACAGCGGCTATGCCGTGCTGCGCGCGGGTAGCGGCGCCGAGGCCGTCTACCTGGTTTTCGATGCGGGTGACCTGGGGCCACCGCACTTTCTGGGCCACGGCCACGCCGATACGCTGAGCTTCGAGTTGTGGGCGCGCGGCCAGGCCCTCGTGGTTGACCCGGGCGTGTACCAGTATCCCGCCGGCCACTGGCGCGACTACTTCCGCAGCGCCGCGGCCCACTCCACTGTCACCGTCGACGGCTATGACCAGTCGATCTTCGCCGGCCCCTTTCGGGTGGCCGAGGCCGCCCGCGGGCGCATCGTCGCTGTCAGCGAGGACGCCGATGGCCCCACCGTCACCGGCGAGCACGACGGCTACCGCCGCCTGGCCAGCCCCGTCAGCCATCGCCGCAGCGTGCGGCTCCACGGCCCCTCGCGCCTCACGCTGGCCGACCAGCTCGACGGTGCCTGGCAACACGCCCTTGTCGGGCGGCTGCACCTGGCGCCCTGCCGGGTGGAACTTGAGTCCCCGCGGGTGGCCCGGGCAGTCTACCCCGGCGGGGCGCGGGTGGCCTACCGCCTCGTCAGCGACGCCGCGGCGTGGCGGATCGAGGAGGGCTGGACGAGCCGCCACTGGTACCGGCGCGAGCCTTCCCCGGTGCTGGCCTGGGCGGTGGAAACGTTGCTGCCCTTCACCCTGACAACCGAGATCACCATCGAACAGTGA
- a CDS encoding glycosyltransferase family 4 protein has protein sequence MRILILAHFYPPEMGGPPARLHSLARWLAAFGHQVTVITGFPNYPTGVVAEEYRGKLRAIERLDGVDVLRTWVYASSFRTSWRRLANNLSFAGSAIVAGLTSGRSYDVILASSPPLFVGLAGWFLARTLRIPFVFDVRDLWPEVVIEAGELAPNAPLARALAALARFLYRGADHITPVTERKRTKLIAAGVPPEKLTVVNNGADLDRVPVNLNGYKRSELGLDDKFVVLYAGLIGIAQGVEIAVHAADRLREHNDVHFLIVGDGVRKPELVAEAKRLSLSNVTVLPRQPRESIPAFLRAADACLVPLVNASLDDAVPSKLLEAWGHGCPVILAAGGEAADLVRRSGGGVVVSPNDPGQLAEAVLALKRDRTRLADYARSGRAFVAKHFDREALARRMEQVLQQVVADRAAH, from the coding sequence ATGCGCATTCTAATCCTCGCCCACTTCTATCCGCCCGAGATGGGCGGCCCGCCCGCGCGGCTGCACAGCCTGGCGCGCTGGCTGGCCGCGTTTGGCCACCAGGTTACGGTGATCACCGGCTTTCCCAACTACCCTACGGGCGTGGTAGCCGAGGAATACCGTGGCAAACTGCGCGCCATCGAGCGCCTGGACGGCGTTGATGTGCTGCGCACCTGGGTGTACGCTTCGTCGTTTCGCACAAGCTGGCGCCGGCTGGCCAATAACCTCTCGTTCGCCGGCTCGGCTATCGTAGCCGGCCTTACCTCCGGTCGCAGCTATGATGTGATCCTGGCCTCATCGCCGCCGCTGTTTGTGGGCCTGGCCGGCTGGTTCCTGGCCCGCACGCTGCGTATCCCATTCGTCTTCGACGTCCGTGACCTCTGGCCGGAGGTCGTGATCGAGGCCGGCGAGCTGGCCCCCAATGCGCCGCTGGCCCGCGCCCTGGCAGCGCTGGCCCGCTTCCTCTACCGCGGCGCGGACCATATCACGCCCGTTACGGAGCGCAAGCGCACCAAGCTAATCGCCGCCGGGGTGCCGCCGGAGAAGCTCACGGTGGTAAACAATGGCGCCGACCTCGATCGCGTGCCGGTAAATCTGAACGGTTACAAGCGGAGCGAACTAGGACTCGACGACAAGTTTGTCGTGCTCTACGCCGGCCTGATCGGCATTGCTCAGGGAGTTGAGATCGCCGTCCACGCTGCCGACCGGCTGCGCGAGCACAACGATGTGCATTTCTTGATCGTCGGCGACGGCGTGCGCAAACCTGAGCTGGTGGCTGAGGCCAAGCGCCTCAGCCTCAGCAATGTAACCGTGCTGCCCCGGCAGCCGCGCGAGTCCATCCCCGCCTTCCTCCGCGCTGCCGATGCCTGCCTGGTACCCCTTGTAAACGCCAGCCTCGACGACGCGGTACCCTCGAAGCTGCTCGAGGCCTGGGGCCACGGCTGCCCGGTGATCCTCGCGGCTGGCGGTGAGGCGGCCGATCTGGTAAGGCGCAGTGGCGGCGGCGTAGTTGTCTCGCCCAATGACCCCGGGCAGCTCGCCGAGGCTGTCCTTGCCCTCAAGCGCGACCGGACGCGGCTGGCCGACTATGCCCGAAGCGGGCGAGCCTTCGTGGCCAAGCACTTCGATCGCGAAGCGCTTGCCCGCCGTATGGAGCAGGTTCTGCAGCAGGTTGTTGCCGACCGCGCTGCGCACTGA
- a CDS encoding bi-domain-containing oxidoreductase, giving the protein MKQITQNYRSGELTVADVPPPALRPGGVLVAVAASLVSAGTERAMVTLAQASLLDKARQRPDLARQVLEKVRQEGLLTTYQKVMTRLDSLSPLGYSCAGTVIAVGEGVADLQVGDAVACAGAGYANHAEVVFIPRNLAVKIPPFQRPDPDSDPSHPQSKIQNPKSHIFEEAAFTTVGAIALQGLRQATPTLGETVIVIGLGLIGLITVQLLRANGCRVLGMDLSPARCELALRFGAIGAAASDEDMRALVARHTGGLGVDAALITASTSSSAPLRLAAELCRDRGRVVAVGLVGLNVPRKLFYDKELDLRLSRSYGPGRYDPSYEEQGHDYPIGYVRWTENRNMQAFLDLLAEGRVQVAPLITHRFPIAEAERAYALITGERASEALGVVINYPETDSAARLAPVVRLERPGAAPATRLGVARAGRGVPNARPVALGLIGAGAFAQGALLPALASVPGAPLRAVASATGLSARHVAARYGAAYCTAEASRILEDPEVDAVLVATRHGSHAALVIRAIAAGKPVFVEKPLAVSEEQLGAVVTAYEAAQQRAEGAPNGALPAAPPLLLVGFNRRFAPLAVTMRDFLAGAGPLMMHYRVNAGFVPASSWLHDPAEGGGRIVGEVCHFVDLLQFLCGADPVSVAATAAQSPSGALQEDNVSIHIRFSDGSVGSILYAAGGDKAFPKERVEIFGGGRVAALDDFRTLELARNGKRRVERTLLRQDKGHAAELRAFVEAVRAGGPAPIPFASLVLTTRVTFLAREAIHSGRELRV; this is encoded by the coding sequence ATGAAACAGATCACCCAGAACTACCGCAGCGGCGAGCTCACCGTCGCCGATGTGCCGCCGCCGGCCCTGCGTCCCGGCGGCGTGCTCGTGGCCGTGGCCGCCTCGCTAGTCAGCGCCGGCACTGAGCGCGCGATGGTCACGCTGGCTCAGGCCAGTCTGCTCGACAAGGCCCGCCAGCGCCCCGACCTGGCGCGCCAGGTGCTGGAGAAGGTCCGCCAGGAGGGGCTGCTCACCACCTACCAGAAGGTAATGACCCGACTCGACAGTCTCTCGCCGCTGGGCTACTCCTGCGCTGGTACGGTGATCGCCGTCGGCGAGGGGGTCGCCGATCTGCAGGTCGGCGACGCGGTGGCCTGCGCCGGAGCCGGCTACGCCAATCACGCCGAGGTGGTCTTCATCCCCCGCAACCTGGCGGTGAAGATCCCTCCCTTTCAGCGCCCCGATCCAGACAGCGACCCCTCCCATCCCCAATCCAAAATCCAAAATCCAAAATCCCACATCTTCGAAGAGGCGGCCTTCACCACCGTGGGCGCGATCGCTCTCCAGGGCCTTCGCCAGGCCACGCCGACCCTCGGCGAGACAGTGATCGTCATCGGCCTGGGCCTGATAGGCCTGATCACCGTGCAGTTGCTCAGAGCCAATGGCTGTCGCGTCCTGGGTATGGATCTCAGCCCTGCCCGCTGCGAGCTGGCGCTGCGTTTCGGCGCCATCGGCGCGGCCGCTTCCGATGAGGACATGCGCGCCCTGGTGGCCAGGCATACCGGCGGCCTCGGTGTTGACGCGGCCCTGATCACTGCCTCCACCAGCTCCAGTGCGCCGCTGCGCCTTGCTGCCGAGCTGTGCCGCGATCGCGGGCGCGTGGTCGCTGTCGGTCTCGTGGGCCTTAATGTGCCGCGCAAACTCTTCTACGATAAGGAGCTCGACCTGCGCCTCTCGCGCTCCTATGGCCCCGGGCGCTACGACCCGAGCTACGAGGAGCAGGGTCACGACTACCCTATCGGCTACGTGCGCTGGACCGAGAACCGTAACATGCAGGCCTTCCTCGACCTGCTGGCCGAGGGGCGCGTGCAGGTCGCCCCGCTGATCACCCACCGCTTCCCGATCGCCGAAGCTGAGCGGGCCTACGCGCTGATCACCGGCGAGCGGGCGAGCGAGGCCCTGGGTGTAGTGATCAACTATCCCGAGACCGACTCCGCCGCCCGCCTGGCGCCGGTAGTCCGGCTGGAGCGGCCAGGCGCCGCACCTGCGACGCGCCTCGGTGTCGCCCGCGCCGGTCGGGGCGTGCCCAACGCGCGCCCGGTGGCCCTGGGCCTGATCGGTGCGGGCGCCTTCGCCCAGGGCGCTCTGCTGCCCGCACTGGCGAGCGTGCCCGGCGCGCCGCTACGGGCCGTGGCCAGCGCCACGGGCCTCTCCGCCCGCCACGTTGCCGCGCGCTACGGCGCAGCTTACTGCACTGCCGAGGCCAGCCGCATCCTGGAAGACCCCGAAGTTGATGCAGTGCTGGTGGCTACGCGCCACGGCTCCCACGCCGCCCTGGTGATCCGCGCCATCGCAGCGGGCAAGCCGGTCTTTGTCGAGAAGCCTCTGGCGGTAAGTGAGGAGCAGTTAGGGGCCGTGGTCACCGCCTACGAGGCGGCGCAGCAGCGCGCCGAGGGTGCGCCCAACGGCGCGTTGCCTGCAGCGCCGCCGCTGCTGCTCGTGGGCTTCAACCGCCGCTTTGCGCCGCTGGCAGTCACCATGCGTGATTTTCTGGCCGGGGCCGGCCCGTTGATGATGCACTACCGCGTCAACGCGGGGTTTGTGCCGGCCAGTTCATGGCTTCACGACCCGGCTGAGGGGGGCGGGCGCATTGTCGGCGAGGTCTGCCACTTTGTGGACCTGCTGCAGTTCCTCTGCGGGGCCGACCCGGTGAGCGTAGCCGCCACCGCCGCGCAGTCGCCGTCCGGCGCGCTCCAGGAGGACAATGTCAGCATTCACATTCGCTTCAGCGACGGCTCGGTGGGGAGCATTCTCTATGCGGCCGGGGGCGACAAGGCCTTTCCCAAGGAGCGGGTCGAGATCTTCGGCGGGGGGCGGGTCGCTGCCCTTGACGACTTCCGCACCCTCGAGCTGGCGCGCAACGGGAAGCGGCGCGTCGAGCGCACCCTGCTGCGCCAGGACAAGGGCCACGCCGCCGAGCTCCGGGCCTTCGTTGAGGCGGTGCGGGCCGGCGGCCCGGCGCCGATCCCCTTCGCCAGCCTGGTCCTCACCACCCGAGTCACCTTCCTCGCCCGCGAGGCGATCCACAGTGGGAGAGAGCTGCGCGTTTAG